From the Anaeromusa acidaminophila DSM 3853 genome, the window TCTCAGCAACCAACTGCGAAGACAATTCCGGATGCTTAATTTCAGCAATGTTGATGTCGAGTTGTTTTTCGGTCAGCTTGCGCAGACCTTTTTTCAACGCTTCAATACCTGCGCCGCCGCGGCCGATAACCATGCCCGGTTTTGCGGTATGAATGTTGATGCGTACACGGTTGGAAGCGCGTTCGATTACAACCTGAGATACGCCGGCAGCAAAGGCTGCTTTTTTAATAAAGTCACGAATCTTGATATCTTCATGCAAGTTTTTTGCATAATCTTTATCGGCGTACCATTTGGCATCCCAAGTCTTGATTACGCCGAGTCGAAAACCATGAGGATTGACTTTTTGACCCACTAGATGTTCCCTCCTTCTCCGCTTATCGTTCCTGAACGACCACGGTCACATGGCTGGAGCGCTTCAAAATCTTGAAGGCTTGCCCACGAGACCGAGGATGAATGCGTTTCATCGTGGGACCCTGATCGACATATACTGCCGATACATAGAGGTTGTCGACATTGAGGTCAAGATTGTTCTCAGCGTTAGCAACAGCTGATTTCAAAACCTTCTCAACAACTTCAGTACCCACTTTGGGAGTGTATTTCAATATAGCAAATGCTTCACCCACATTTTTACCGCGGATCAAGT encodes:
- the rpsC gene encoding 30S ribosomal protein S3, producing MGQKVNPHGFRLGVIKTWDAKWYADKDYAKNLHEDIKIRDFIKKAAFAAGVSQVVIERASNRVRINIHTAKPGMVIGRGGAGIEALKKGLRKLTEKQLDINIAEIKHPELSSQLVAENIAAQLERRIAFRRAMKQSVGRTMRMGAKGIKIMCGGRLGGAEIARSESYREGSIPLHTLRADIDYGFAEAATTYGRIGVKVWIYKGEILPEAKKPAAQEGGE
- the rplV gene encoding 50S ribosomal protein L22 yields the protein MEAKAVAKNIRIAPRKVRVVIDLIRGKNVGEAFAILKYTPKVGTEVVEKVLKSAVANAENNLDLNVDNLYVSAVYVDQGPTMKRIHPRSRGQAFKILKRSSHVTVVVQER